The following proteins are encoded in a genomic region of Candidatus Cybelea sp.:
- a CDS encoding group I intron-associated PD-(D/E)XK endonuclease, translating into MKRNTKAVGDFSEAVVLAELIQAGYKVSLPFGEDQRYDLILDNKGVLSRVQVKTGRLRNGAILFNCYSVHADREERLRTYRGAVAFFGVYCPGIAGAYLIPVEEVPSTCNASIRFTPSKNGQYSRVKWTRRYLISNKSASGLQSPDSRDAQGI; encoded by the coding sequence GAAGGCCGTCGGCGATTTCTCGGAAGCAGTCGTCCTTGCCGAACTAATTCAGGCAGGCTACAAGGTTTCACTCCCGTTTGGCGAGGACCAGCGCTACGATCTTATCCTCGACAACAAGGGGGTGCTTTCGCGCGTTCAGGTCAAAACGGGCAGGCTGCGGAACGGTGCGATCCTATTCAACTGCTATAGCGTTCACGCCGACCGCGAAGAGCGCCTGAGAACATATCGCGGCGCAGTCGCGTTCTTTGGCGTGTACTGCCCCGGAATCGCAGGGGCCTACCTCATCCCCGTCGAGGAAGTGCCAAGCACTTGTAATGCCTCGATTCGCTTCACACCTTCGAAGAACGGGCAGTACTCGCGCGTGAAATGGACGCGTCGCTACCTGATTTCCAACAAGAGTGCATCAGGCTTACAATCGCCAGATTCGCGGGATGCGCAGGGCATCTGA